The DNA sequence CAGGGCCTATCTGATTTCTTCCGGCGCGTGCTCAAGGCCGAAAAAGAATACGACGACGATGAGATAGCCGAAAACGCGGACAAAAAGGACAGCTCACAAGGCAAGACGAAGACGTCCAAGCACAGCGACGACTCAACTAAAGCACGCCTGACCCGCGCCCTCGATATGTTCTCAACCCATCCTCCGACTGCCGAACGCGCCGAGCACATCCGCATGTCGGGTAGCTATCCTTCGACGCCCGCACTCTCGGCGGAGGACTGGCGCGCCTTCAGGTCTATTTGCGCGGTCAGCGCGCCCCTCTCGGAAAGCTCGGAAGACAACTAAAACGCCAACCAATGCCCCAACTTAGGCATTTGCGGGAAATTGCCGTTCGTTATCCGCAGCCTTGAATTGCATGATCAAGCAACTAAGTGTTCCGCGCGGTTGGTGTTCGATTGCGGCTTTGGAGCCAAAATTGGCCAGATTAGAGCCCGATTTTCCAGGCAGCATGCCGCCTTAAAGTTGTCGCGGCGTGCGCGCGTGCTGGAGCTGTGAATACATGAAGGCACTGTTACTGAAGGCAAGTTTGGTTCTGTTTGTTATCGGCGGATACCTCGCTTCGCCTCTGATGACGGCGTGGTGGATCCGCGAGGCGGTCCATCACGGCGACAGCGCCTATCTTGCGCGCCAGATCGACTGGCCGGGTATTCGTGCTTCGCTTGCCCCTGACATTGGGCGCATCGCCCTAAATCTCCCCGACCCCGAGACAGCGCCCCAAGCCAAACTCGGGCTGTGGCAGCGCTTCAAGGCTTACTGGGGGCAAGGCGCCGTCAACCGCGCCATTGACAATTATCTGACGCCCGAGGGCCTGCCGCAGCTGTTCGAGGCCCGCAAGACCTATCGTGAGTACGTTTCCGGACAGACGGACGACTCGCAGCTTGGAATTGCGGAGCGCGTCAAGCGCGCCTGGGCACGTGTAAAGCGAGCGGAATTTACCTCGCTTACGACGTTCGAGATCGACATGCTGGACAAACACGATCCCAACCGCATGTACCTCGGTAAGCTCGCAATCGACGGCTTCGGCTGGAAGCTCAAAGAGCTGCGCGTGAAAATTCTGCAAGAGGCAGAGTCCGCCATCGTCAAGTTTGCTGCGACAGACGCAGGCATCCC is a window from the Hyphomicrobiaceae bacterium genome containing:
- a CDS encoding DUF2939 domain-containing protein, whose amino-acid sequence is MKALLLKASLVLFVIGGYLASPLMTAWWIREAVHHGDSAYLARQIDWPGIRASLAPDIGRIALNLPDPETAPQAKLGLWQRFKAYWGQGAVNRAIDNYLTPEGLPQLFEARKTYREYVSGQTDDSQLGIAERVKRAWARVKRAEFTSLTTFEIDMLDKHDPNRMYLGKLAIDGFGWKLKELRVKILQEAESAIVKFAATDAGIPSAKSFWARAKAAAR